One Schistocerca nitens isolate TAMUIC-IGC-003100 chromosome 1, iqSchNite1.1, whole genome shotgun sequence DNA segment encodes these proteins:
- the LOC126236708 gene encoding uncharacterized protein LOC126236708 — protein MQAMLVFIAASLVAVATGEAPSTSYGEPFRQAQRLQTQPQQQQQQPQAFAQSQAQPSFAAPQSFSGFSAASSRPQFFIPSQDASRLSGLYRLPSFTNSAPTTTEAATTTTEAPATTVAGPYNYDFPSGRTAALREAEESGVYYVLQPDGRLQRIAYAHGPAPISAAREQQRTYPGELSALQQPAVAPGYLARFQYQDLHPAGAPIYSYKQPELVRIN, from the exons ATGCAG GCCATGCTGGTTTTCATCGCGGCGTCGCTTGTGGCGGTGGCTACCGGCGAAGCGCCCTCCACCAGCTACGGCGAGCCCTTCCGCCAGGCACAGCGTCTCCAGAcacaaccgcagcagcagcagcagcagccacaggcATTCGCCCAGTCACAGGCGCAGCCATCATTCGCTGCTCCTCAGTCTTTCTCCGGATTCTCTGCGGCCAGCTCCCGCCCACAGTTCTTCATTCCCTCACAGGACGCCTCTCGACTGTCGGGTCTCTACCGCCTACCTAGCTTCACGAACTCTGCCCCCACCACCACAGAAGCTGCCACCACCACTACTGAGGCTCCTGCGACTACCGTGGCCGGCCCTTACAAC TATGACTTCCCCAGCGGCCGCACTGCGGCACTACGTGAGGCGGAGGAGAGCGGGGTGTACTACGTGCTGCAGCCGGACGGCCGCCTGCAGCGCATCGCCTACGCCCACGGTCCCGCCCCCATCTCCGCCGCCCGCGAGCAGCAGCGTACCTATCCTGGAGAGCTATCCGCCCTGCAGCAGCCAGCAGTAGCACCCGGCTACCTGGCGCGCTTCCAGTACCAGGACCTGCATCCTGCCGGTGCTCCCATCTACTCTTACAAACAACCAGAGCTTGTGCGCATCAACTAG